The Candidatus Nitrosocosmicus franklandus genome contains a region encoding:
- a CDS encoding universal stress protein, which yields MKILVPVDGSDQSIKALEYAIYLLKLTGANSNSSKNEKDFNKIIIVNVLPHFHVPLGFEKPMKSMKTGKTISLSEYITEMNEMLKNEWIERLSEIEKKYADSGISIQTQLLEGSHSSRTIADSIVKFSNQEQADLIVVGNVGLGGISKIKALGSVSRNLVEISNRPVLVVH from the coding sequence ATGAAAATCTTAGTTCCTGTTGATGGATCGGACCAATCAATCAAAGCATTAGAATATGCTATATATCTGCTCAAACTTACAGGAGCAAATTCTAATTCCTCAAAAAATGAAAAAGACTTTAACAAAATAATAATTGTAAATGTATTGCCGCATTTTCATGTGCCACTGGGGTTTGAAAAGCCAATGAAGTCGATGAAAACAGGAAAAACAATTTCTTTATCTGAATACATCACAGAAATGAACGAGATGCTAAAGAATGAGTGGATAGAAAGACTATCTGAAATTGAAAAGAAATATGCGGATTCGGGTATTTCCATTCAAACACAATTACTTGAAGGTAGTCACTCAAGTAGGACAATTGCAGATAGTATTGTAAAATTTTCAAATCAAGAGCAAGCAGATCTTATTGTTGTGGGTAATGTAGGATTGGGAGGTATATCAAAAATCAAAGCATTAGGCAGTGTTTCAAGGAATTTAGTAGAAATTTCAAATCGTCCTGTATTAGTAGTTCATTGA